A part of Penaeus vannamei isolate JL-2024 chromosome 1, ASM4276789v1, whole genome shotgun sequence genomic DNA contains:
- the fliI gene encoding protein flightless-1 — protein MAAGGTVLPFVRGIDLTKNDFKDTGIPRSIKEMSSLRWLRVNSAGIDDVPEEIANLQKLEHLSLKNNNIEKLYGAVTSLPCLRSLNVRHNKLQKTGVPKDLFQMDDLTTLDFSHNKLTEIPEGLEEAKSLLVLNLSDNMIEEIPAQVFVNCTDLLYLNVGDNNLETFPPQIRRLVHLQTLILNNNPLTHFQFRQLPSLVALQTLHMRATQRSPSNLPANIEALTNLADVDLSHNDLQKIPDCIFTLRNIKRLNMSDNSISEISGSIDTWSKLEVLNMCRNNLTALPSQICKLESLRRLMVNENQLDFEGIPSGIGKMVALEVFSAAHNRLEMIPEGLCRCPNLKKLILNSNRLVTLPETIHCINETLEQLELADNPEMVWPPKPRGMAQGSGVAFYNIDFSLQAQLRNAGAQAAQLAATLAQQQGTPKDPIARKKRLRQFRKDQKDQQDDKQEKILKGMKEIAKDEEKQKQKDKMTEERSQEVKTQKRWDEALERPPLNYQEFFDEDVGQIPGITIWEIENFLPNQIEESVYGKFYEGDCYIVLKTEMDDSQNLEWKIFFWIGEKSTLDKKACSAIHAVNLRNYLGAQGRTHREEQGDESDDFLDLFDHDITYIEGGRTASGFFTVEEMDYPVRLYRIFPTHTGIHLETVACCVESLDPRHVFLLDDGKVIYVWQGSKAKKTVTTKTRLCAEKMSKEERKNLSEIHTLVQGKEHPEWPQFWQALGLDEGEEEEVELEEHVDPSFTPVVPRLYQVGLGMGYLELPQVEIPEGKLVQKLLRTKNVYILDCYCDVFVWIGRKSTRLVRAAALKLSQELLKMILRPDHAATTLVKEGTEPQVFKTKFTGWTDVIDVDFTRTADSVRKTGANLKDWCAKQETKVDLSALFTPRQQPMSLEEAQQCMDEWNDDLDSMDAFVLEGKKFVKLPENELGHFYSGECYVFLCRYWVPGEPPEDDKEEETEPEDDFQCVVYFWQGRQASNMGWLTFTFSLQKKFEALFGDKLEVSRMHQQQEVVKFMAHFKRKFVIHSGRRRQDRQQAKPEEEEKPAEPKPSDQRPMRPKPKPRPPPPVEEPPKPKPELFHMRSNGSPLFTRCIQIEPNAASLNSEFCYILKVPFGQDDDSGIVYVWLGEKSDEEEGRLAEETAQEMYDPEKYSLQVVREGEEPENFFWIGIGGRKAYDKDAAYMRHTRLFRCSNEKGYFAVSEKCSDFCQDDLADDDTMILDDGANVFLWLGSKASDVEIKLALKSAQVYVQNLRVKQPELPRKLLCTFKGKESKKFTRCFHGWGEFKTTRE, from the exons ATGGCTGCCGGGGGAACCGTCTTGCCCTTTGTCAGAGGGATCGACCTGACTAAAAATGACTTTAAA GACACAGGCATCCCTCGCAGCATCAAGGAGATGTCAAGTCTCCGATGGCTGCGAGTCAACAGTGCTGGGATTGATGATGTGCCAGAGGAGATTGCCAATCTGCAGAAGTTG GAGCATCTCTCCCTGAAGAACAACAACATCGAGAAACTGTATGGTGCTGTGACCAGTCTTCCTTGTCTGAGGTCGCTTAATGTCCGCCACAACAAACTCCAGAAGACAGGTGTTCCCAAGGACCTGTTCCAAATGGACGACCTCACCACCCTAGACTTCTCGCACAACAAGCTGACAGAGATTCCCGAAGGGCTGGAGGAGGCTAAGTCACTCCTGGTCCTTAATCTGTCAGATAACAT GATTGAGGAAATTCCAGCACAGGTATTTGTGAACTGCACTGACTTGCTGTACTTAAACGTAGGAGACAACAACTTGGAGACATTCCCTCCACAAATTAGACGACTGGTACATCTACAAACCCTTATCCTCAACAATAATCCTTTGACCCACTTTCAATTTAG GCAGCTCCCTTCCTTGGTCGCACTGCAGACACTACATATGCGAGCAACACAGAGGTCCCCCTCAAACCTGCCAGCTAACATAGAAGCCTTGACAAATCTCGCAGATGTTGACTTATCGCACAATGACTTGCAAAAGATCCCAGACTGCATCTTTACACTGCGCAATATTAAACGTCTAAATATGTCGGACAACAGCATCAGCGAGATTTCAGGGTCGATTG ACACCTGGAGTAAACTGGAGGTACTAAATATGTGCCGCAACAATCTGACAGCACTGCCATCACAAATCTGCAAGCTGGAAAGCCTACGTCGCCTAATGGTCAACGAGAACCAGTTGGATTTTGAGGGCATTCCATCTGGCATTGGGAAGATGGTTGCCCTAGAGGTGTTCTCTGCCGCGCACAATCGTCTGGAAATGATTCCAGAAGGGCTTTGCAG GTGTCCAAACCTCAAAAAGCTGATCCTGAACAGCAACCGGCTAGTCACTCTACCAGAAACCATCCACTGCATTAACGAGACCCTGGAGCAGCTGGAGTTGGCTGACAATCCAGAGATGGTGTGGCCCCCCAAGCCCCGTGGCATGGCCCAGGGATCGGGGGTGGCCTTCTACAACATTGACTTTTCTCTCCAGGCCCAACTCCGGAATGCAGGGGCACAGGCAGCTCAGCTGGCAGCCACTCTCGCACAACAGCAAG GCACACCCAAAGACCCCATTGCTCGTAAGAAGAGGCTAAGGCAATTCCGCAAGGACCAGAAGGACCAGCAGGATGACAAGCAGGAGAAGATCCTGAAGGGCATGAAGGAGATTGCTAAAGATGAAGAGAAGCAAAAGCAGAAGGACAAGATGACAGAGGAGAGGAGCCAGGAGGTTAAAAC GCAGAAACGATGGGACGAGGCCCTGGAGCGCCCACCCCTAAACTATCAGGAGTTCTTTGATGAGGATGTGGGCCAGATCCCCGGAATTACAATCTGGGAAATTGAAAACTTCCTGCCAAACCAAATTGAGGAATCTGTTTATGGCAAGTTCTATGAAGGGGACTGCTACATTGTCCTCAAGACTGAGATGGACGATTCTCAGAATCTTGAGTGGAAGATCTTTTTCTGGATTGGTGAGAAGTCTACG CTGGATAAGAAGGCCTGTTCTGCTATCCATGCTGTCAACCTGCGCAACTACCTAGGTGCTCAAGgacgcacacacagagaggagCAAGGAGATGAATCAGATGATTTCCTGGATTTGTTCGACCATGACATCACATACATTGAGGGTGGAAGGACAGCCTCTGGGTTCTTCACAGTAGAAGAGATG GATTATCCAGTTCGCCTGTATCGTATCTTCCCAACACATACTGGTATCCACCTGGAAACTGTGGCTTGTTGCGTGGAGTCCCTGGACCCACGGCATGTATTCCTGCTGGATGACGGCAAGGTGATCTACGTGTGGCAGGGGAGCAAAGCGAAGAAGACTGTGACCACAAAGACCCGACTGTGTGCAGAGAAGATGAGTAAGGAGGAGCGTAAGAACCTATCTGAAATCCACACCTTGGTTCAGGGGAAGGAGCACCCAGAGTGGCCACAGTTCTGGCAGGCGCTAGGActtgatgagggggaggaagaggaggttgaactGGAGGAGCATGTCGACCCTTCATTTACCCCAGTGGTGCCCAGGCTCTACCAGGTTGGCTTGGGTATGGGCTACCTGGAGTTACCACAGGTTGAGATTCCTGAAGGAAAATTAGTCCAGAAGCTTCTAAGGACCAAGAACGTCTACATTTTGGACTGTTACTGTGATGTCTTTGTGTGGATTGGCCGGAAATCTACCAGATTGGTGCGTGCAGCTGCTCTGAAATTGTCGCAGGAGCTGCTGAAGATGATTTTACGTCCAGATCATGCTGCAACCACACTTGTGAAGGAGGGAACAGAGCCACAGGTGTTCAAGACCAAATTCACAGGTTGGACAGATGTTATTGATGTTGACTTCACAAGAACTGCAGATTCTGTGAGGAAAACTGGAGCCAATCTGAAGGATTGGTGTGCCAAGCAGGAAACAAAGGTAGATCTGAGTGCCTTGTTTACACCTCGACAACAGCCCATGTCTTTGGAAGAAGCACAACAGTGTATGGATGAATGGAATGATGATCTGGACTCTATGGATGCTTTTGTGTTGGAGGGTAAGAAGTTTGTCAAGCTCCCTGAAAATGAGCTTGGCCATTTCTACTCTGGGGAATGCTATGTCTTCCTCTGCCGCTACTGGGTGCCAGGAGAGCCACCAGAGgatgacaaggaggaagagacagagccCGAGGATGATTTCCAGTGTGTGGTCTACTTCTGGCAGGGACGACAGGCATCAAACATGGGCTGGCTCACCTTCACCTTCAGTCTCCAGAAGAAGTTCGAGGCACTTTTCGGTGATAAGCTTGAAGTTTCAAGAATGCATCAGCAGCAGGAGGTTGTGAAGTTCATGGCCCACTTCAAAAGGAAGTTTGTCATCCACTCAGGCAGGCGCAGGCAAGACAGACAGCAGGCTAagccagaggaagaggaaaaaccaGCTGAACCAAAGCCAAGTGACCAGAGGCCCATGAGACCGAAGCCAAAGCCCAGGCCTCCGCCACCAGTGGAGGAACCCCCGAAGCCCAAGCCAGAGCTCTTCCACATGCGATCCAATGGGTCCCCACTCTTTACACGATGCATCCAGATCGAGCCCAATGCTGCTTCACTGAACTCCGAGTTCTGCTACATCCTTAAAGTACCTTTTGGACAGGATGATGACAGTGGTATTGTGTATGTCTGGCTTGGAGAAAAGAGCGATGAGGAGGAAGGCCGCTTGGCAGAGGAAACGGCACAAGAGATGTACGATCCAGAGAAGTATAGCTTACAG gttgtaagagaaggagaagagccaGAAAACTTCTTCTGGATTGGCATTGGGGGGCGGAAGGCCTATGACAAGGACGCGGCTTACATGCGTCACACAAGGCTCTTCCGATGCTCCAACGAGAAAGGCTATTTTGCTGTCTCTGAGAAGTGCTCAGACTTCTGTCAG gATGATTTGGCAGATGATGACACCATGATTCTGGATGACGGGGCTAATGTTTTCCTTTGGCTTGGCTCAAAGGCCTCGGACGTCGAGATTAAACTTGCCCTTAAATCTGCACAG